The genomic region TCCCGGTTGCAAAGTCCCACAGGACGGTGGTCCGCCGGTTTCCGGGGGACGCAAACGACAACATAGCGGAGAAGTCGCAGACGGACAGCTGAGACGGGCCGGATGATTCCGGCACGTCTAAGGTGATGTGCGCGCCCCCCTGAGGGACTCTGCTGCGGGCCGGGGGCGCAGCCTGGCCAGATCCGTGGCGAGGGAGTGACGAGGTCCAGGATTTGGCGACCGGTTGGAGCGATGAAGACAAAGACGACTTCTGGGCTGCGTTGTACATGGATGCCAGACGGACGCCCCAAGACCTACATGACAAGTGTGATTTGTCTCAAGGAACATTAGACAAACTGACTGGTCAGCAGTCAATTGTCAGGGTTAGTCAAAGAGATTAAAAGCTAACATGTTAACATGTAAGCACAGGGCCACATGAACACGGGAAGGCCGGAACACAGAATGGTAACCTGACCTTAGAACTATAAGGCAGACATGTTAACCACTAGAGCACTGTGCTGAACTATAATGATAAATCAGAGCGGAAGTTCACCTGTCAGCATTGAAGTTGAGTCCCAGCGCGGCCAGGCTGCAGTTTGCGCTTGTCACCTTGTCCTCATCGATTGGTCGCTGGGGTCGCAGGGGTGGGCCAGTGGGCGTGGTCTGACACAGCAGGTGATCAGGGTTCCTCctggaaaaagaagaagatgatgatgagcaAGATATTTAGATttgaaatgggcgtgtgccacggcgttgcTTGCTGCCttgctgtcagccaatcagatgacagtgaTGACACAGCCCCACTCGGCCCCAGACGACCGATGCTGCAGAACCCCCCCAGAGATGGTTCTAAAAAGCGGTTTTGTGGTAATCATGGAAACGTCCGGGGCCGAGCAAGGCAGACACGGTGCGCAACCGGTCCGGTGGAAAAGCGGCATTAGCGAGGCCATGGATAGGTTGTCACacataaaaattgaaaaataaaataacaacaataataataataattgttaattatacaCTGTGAGTTTTACCGGTTTCAAGATAAAccgtatataaaaataaataaataaataaataaataaatacaaataaagtataaacaaattaataaaatactTACAGATTAACAATGTAAGCAATTATTGATACTTTAAATAATATgatcataaataaattaataaatcaataaaaatgtaaaagttaaaagaaaaaaaaagttaatctgCGTTCTGTCAAAAAGGTgtgatcaaaataaaaacattaatatcaaaatattatGTATTAAATATTCATTAATAATAACGATCATACTCAATACTAAGCTCGAAAACTAAATTATACTTTAAATCACACAATCATAAAtatccaaataaaaataatacaaaagtaTACAAATCTAACAAAAAGAATCTGTTCTGTCAAAAAGTGTAGTACATTTCCAAGCATACATTCATGAcactaaatatataaatattcaaaaatatatcaatctagaaataataaacacatataataaagtaaaataatagtgaaaatagaggggaaaaaaacactgataatgatgatgaagataaaCCTGTACCTGAAGTAGTGGTCGAGGTCGATGGCAGCAGCAGTGTTGTTGTGCGTTACGACAACAGCCGTGCTCATGTCGGCCGATACCTCTAGGAGGCGTAATCGTGACCACAAAGCCGCCGGCTCCACCTCCTCTATCAGACGTGCGCTCATGTAGGTGGGAACATCTAAAGAGGCCAAGAGGACGCCATCGGTGACATCGTAGATGGCTGATAGGCCAGTTAAGAAGCTTGGATACAATTCAGTTAATGTTAATATATGGTTTGGTTAAACATTTTGTTatctaaaaacacaattttcgaCTTTTTTGTCAGTTAACAACTTGGAGTGACAAATAAACCACTTGAAGAAAGCACGCTTTGCCTCTTATTTGGATATGGATATGACAGTCTCCCActtcttgacagcaagtgagtcAAAACAGGTGGTAAAGAATActttaaaaagtgtatttcaaTAAGTCAAATTGTTGTTTAACAAATGTAAATTAGTTTAAAGTCCATGAAAGGGGTCAACTGtttttgaaaagtatttttatgCATATTGTCTAGCACATATATTCTGCTATAAAAATGTTCACCATtcgcaaaacacacaaaaaataaacatgaattgAGGATACAAATCAGTCCGCTATCTCTGAGGGTGAAGGCGAAGTGTTCTCGCATGCAGCAGTGGACGACAGCCGCAGAGCCGCCATCCACCGGGCCCAGGCGGTAGCAACTCAGAGCCCGCGCCTCATCCTGCGTGGGCAACCACTCCAGCCGCATTAGCCAGACACAATCCAATAGTATTTGGCAGAGACCTGACGCGAACGACAGCACGCGTGCCACCTGCGGGCTACACTGACCTAAAACACAATTGGTGACATGTGAAGTATTTGCACAAAAGTTCCACTTGGGAGCTTCATTCACACTGACAAGGTTGGCATACTCTAAGTTTTTCCATTGCTACATTGCTTACTAACATCAGGAACCTTTCCgacactggggggaaaaaagccttcTGTAACTCAACTTGTTGGTAAGTAATATAGCATCACTATTGCCTGAGTACTCACTCTGCTCCTGCAGGAGGCGCTGTGCAGGACACTCGCCAGTGAGATGCACAGCAAGCGCTGCTTCTCTGTTAGCGTCCACCTCAAACATTTTCAGCTCACAGTTGGAGCCCACGGCCACCAGGCGCGTGGATCTGCCTCCTCCAGGGCAACCGCTCATAGCCTCCTCCCAGGTAAAGCTACAGGAAGAAACAATGTGTCGTTATACACAAATTCAAACTTCCTGTGGGCTACTTTTCACTGAACCTATAGTAATATTGTTATCGAGATATCTAACATGTATATTGAGATAAGAAATTTTACCGATATCGACCGGCCCTCAAATACGACAACTATAGTACTTGAATCTGTAAGGGACTTTGAGGTTTGTTTCTCATTActttttacatgtttatttataaaaattaagGATGTTATTTCATGTCATTGACGCATTGTGAGGGTGGTTACAATGTTAATTAGCTACACCGTTATGTTGCAGTAAGCGGAAGTGATGTGATGCTACTTCATGTATGTGAAAGCTGTTAATTTGATGGTTTAGGACAGTGGTGGGCAAACTCTGTCCTCGAGGGctagagtcctgcaggttttggatgtttccctgctccaacgcagctgattccaatcaacgggatagttatcaggcttatgcagagcttgctgacgagctgatcatatatcagctgtgttggagaagggaaacatcaaaacctgcaggactccggccctcgaggacagaGTTTGGCCACCCCTGGTTTAGGATAATCATGACATCGATGCTAATTTCTGATGGCCTTTTTGAGATTATACGTTAACACTGACTTGAGAAAGCAGGAGTTTTGAACAGGCACGAATGAACACTTCCAATTGAAATTTAATAAGTTGAGTCGCGTTTTAATAATTATGTCGATCAAAGTAAACAATGCGGACTCACTCCTGATAGCTTCCGTCCAGCTTGACCGGAGCAGCTTTCTCGTCGGCTGGGTCCCACAACACCAGCGTTCCATCGAGCTCCAGGCAGCCGAGCAAAGTGCCGTCGCCGGGGGCGAGCTGAGCCTTGACGACATCGCCCACCTCCCGCCAGTGCTGCTTGCCCGGCAAGAGAGCCACCTCGAGGGCCGCCATCATCTCCTCTCCCAGGAGACTTCTACTTTTAGGACAACATGCGGTAGATCACAAGAAAGCGTCCAATGGAGCCACAAACCTGAAACACTTTCCCAtcgtctttttttgtaaacactACAGTCGAGCAGGACTGCCGGTCACGTGACATGTCACATGTGTCAGCTGACTGCGTATGACCAATGAAAACGAAGACGCAAAGGCTCACTTAATCAAATGAGGATGTATGTTTTATCGTCATTTTAGGTAGTTGGATGAATAATTTACAATTGTGTGGGTTGTTCAGTAGTTCACTAGTAAACCAAATAAATTCACATGTATTTACTATTAACAGAATTATTGCTGATGATAAATTAGTTATAAAGTCACATTACAACCGCTTGATTGGTCGCACACTTCGTCGCAGCTAACAAAATACATCCAatttttgaaataaaacaaaaaaatataatgtaaataGCAGTCAGAGGAAACGTTTGAGCCCGAGCCGACCAAAATGGAAACTTTTTTATCATCTGATGGGTCGATTTCAGCCAGCACGATCGATCGAGCATCATCGATTGCTTTTGACAGAAACAAAATGTCAGCCTGCGGTTACTATCTGGAGCTGATCTGAGAACAGTTGACAGCTGTCTAATGTTGACGTTCTGTCCTGTTTAGTcgctgtgacttttttttctcccccatactgcattttatgtttctGCCTGTTATCATGACCATCACACACGGTGGTTGTTAACCGCCACCTCCGGTTACACTTGGACGCCAGCAATCTTCTGAGGAGGGCAAGAATGGAAGAGAAAGCCCTGGAAGTTTACGGTGGGTGAATAAACAGGTCAAGTAGCGAGACACTGATCATTTGAACATGTAACGAATACATATAAAGTCATCATCGGTTTAAAAATTGGTGtcggattttttttctgagtgtgactttttttttttttttgtcaatcagcaggttaattttaatcaatttaaaatcatccttaCCGATCCAATCACATTTAATGTACAATGCGCAAAGGTCATCAAGTCAAAAAACACTTCCTATATTGGACAGCGACGCCAGTCACACCAAACTCTTGTTTTTAACGCCTGTTCTTGTCGCCGACGCAACTACGCACAACCTAGGACTCGGTAGTCTAatttcaatcatttttttctttaaaaaaattaaacaacatttttgacttgcacGTATTATCTGGGTTTCAGAACTATTATTGGAGAAATACAGTGTACTTGAGTTCCCTAATTTAGCctatgagtttttatttttttaaatttacgaGCCTtctctgttattattattattattattattattaattaattaattaattaatttagttatttatttatttttcctttgatTGTGAGCTTCTGATATGCCTCCACTGtagtgaataaaaaaagaaaagaaaaaaaggagcaaTTCTGGTACTGATGCTCTGTCATGTGAGCAAAAAGAGCCACATTCACCAGTGCACACTCAGATgtttacataaatataaatataacacTTGCAAGGAACTGCAATAGGCCACAACTAACGCCAAGACACTCCCATAGACTAACCAACTTCAGCTCTCAATGTCACTCATGAACCCCTTAAACCCTTAAAGGCAGCCATCCACACGGACGCTATAGTACATTCCGTAATTGCACTTAATAAAACCAATGTATGACATTTGTGAAGTATAAGCAATGAGCGCTACAAAAAAGTCAGTTACTATGTTTTGAGCCAGACGTGATCAGATCCATCCGAGACCCAGAGAAGCCCAACACGCTGGAGGAGCTGGATGTGGTGACAGAAAAGTGCGTGGAGGTCCAGGAGCTCGGCCACGACGAGtacctcatcatcatcaaattCTCCCCGACTGTCCCGCACTGCTCCCTGGCCACACTCATCGGTCAGTCTCTTCCTCTTGGCCTCATCCGGTCCTCCCCTTTTGTGTCATCTTGACTCTTCATTGCTTGTGTGTGCAGGTTTGTGTTTACAAGTCAAGCTGCAAAGATGTCTGCCCTTCAAACACAAAGTGAGTGCAAGACAACACATAACTTGGTATAATAACCCCCACAATAAATGAGGACTGCTCTACTGTATGTAAAAATCCCTGCATGGTTATTTAGGGAGTGGGATGGTAGAAACTGATTCCCAATGTAGTCACTGAGTCACATGACTAACTTGTTTCTCGTCAGCTGGAGATTTACATCAGTGAAGGAACACACTCAACTGAAGAGGACAGTAAGTCACTTTACATCCTTTAAGTATATGTCCTGTATTTAATGTcgtgtatttttatgtattgcACGGGAAGTACTCCGTCTTTCATCCTGCTCACCAAGCTTCTTCGTTATCATGTTTCCTGGAGTAATTCTTGTATTAATTTAGAACACATTCGCTAAGAATCGGTTCATTCAAATATGTATTAATTTCTGATCTTTTACATCTTTTACATCTCAttatataattcatttgaattcactTTTATAGTTTGATCATTTATTGGTGAAGTGGTGAGAAATGAAACCATTATGTTGAAAATGAGTTTTCTAATGTTTCTGTGTTTGTGTCCAGTCAATAAACAGATCAATGACAAGGAACGAGTGGCAGCCGCCATGGAGAATCCAAACCTCAGGGACATTGTGGAGCAGTGCGTCATCGAACCTGATGACTGACTCCATGTGCGTCTGCATGTATGCCTTCATGCATGTATGTTCAAGAGTGTGAGTTTTGTATGATCTACTGTGTGGATGCGTGATCAGGGGAGGCAGAGCCTCACCTTCATGTGAAgagtaaaaaagaagaaaataaggaTTATATAAATGGTTTTCCATTTTAGTTCTCTTGTATGTGTTTTATTATTCCCTGTTGTcaaagtttttttaaatttacttttattaatgtttgcaaaattagtatttttgattgtctaaacatgcacaaaaacgCACCAAATTCCGCACGCTTATTAGGCCTTGTGAAatttttagatattttaaaGTTGTCATGGACAATTACACCCAgtcgcacacactcacacaaaatgGCTCTGTTGCACCCCCCTACAGTGGAAAACCAAAATCCAATGCATTTTACAGGGGTCATGCTTTTGCCCCGTTGTTCTGGAGggtgacccgatttcaaaatTGCAAAGTTTGTGAAAAATGctgattttgagggtctaaacatgcatggAAACTCATGAAACACAAAGACATTGCAGGAATACCTgcattatttaaatgaattactAGAAGGTTGCTGTAAAATAAGAAACAAGTTCAATAAACACGCAACACACATCAAGGTGGTCTAGCGGGAGCAAGTAGAACGCAAGTTTAAGGAGGATTTTGAGGAGCTTCTTCACTTGCTGCCGGTTGAGGAGGAGGCCAGGATGTCTGCTGTGACGACGGAAGAGCAGAAGGAGGATCAAAAGCTGAAGGAGGGGATTGAGGCTCTTGACAAAGGCACATCCGCTGCCTCAGACTTCATCAGAAGCATAGAGTAACAGTATTTCCACATTAACTTCATAAAGAGATTCTGGCGTAACAGCGACAGTCATATACCCGATCGACAAGCCTGAGCTTTTCATATAGGACCTGGGCTGGACAAAGTCAAACAGGCATCCTCAAATTCAGCGTGTGGAAAGAAATGGAGAAGAACCAATGgactattaactttttttttttttttttttcttaaggaaACCTATGGAGGCGTACCTCACATTATGTATTCCCCTTTAATTGAAAGTGACATCCAAAACTCTATGCATTGTGTCATTTTCACTCCTTTTCACCAATGCTATTTTTGCAACTATTTTGCTTTGCTGGGCAGAGAGCGAGCAACATTCTATGCCACTGACCACAATGCTTTGTGATGCAAACAATGGTGGcgcaaatgaaaataaagttcatacaaaatgtattaaactggaaattattttccaaaaatatCTGTGTTAGTACCAACAAGCAAATAGAGCAAATGTCTTTACAGTCCATTTAAACTATTAATTAGACGCAGAAACTTCTGAAGCTCAAAGGAGAACTGTACAGATAagacaataataaaatagattttaaattCAATCTAAAATGAAATCAGACatgaaacaataataaaaatctaacCATATTTACATTGTCCTGGCAATTGAAAATGGAAAATTGTTTTCTCACTACCAATGGGTAACAACGCTTTTAATAGTCAATTTAGTTGGATGGCTGCCGTGTCACTACATTAACAGGGGAATAGCAATTTAGTTGAAAAGGAATATTTGTGGTGCTTAAATATTCTATAAACAAACTTTCAGCACAGCTCCCTTGAAACCAGTTGAATGATAAAGAAGAAATATTTAGCTGGAGAACCCTGAGAGGTTTATGAATTTTAAGTAATCAATGGGAAATTTAGTCTTTTCTATTCCGGATTACCACAAGCAGGAGATACACAACAGCTTTGAAATGATTCAACGTTTACACttccattgaaatgaaataCGTATATCAATAATTAAATTGGTGTATGCAGGCTACAGGCAAACCTTTTACCATTCttagccacaagatggcagtctAAGCTTCGACGTGACAAGGTGATGTTAAACTTAGCCGTAGGTATTTGAAATcggtgctctctctctctctctctctctctctctctctctctctctctctctctctctctctcttcacatTTTAAATTCAGACATAGGCAACAAAGATTTCTTTTTGTCATCGGGTTGTATGCTATATTGTGAGAGAAACTCAAGGTTTAATTTTGGTACGCATAGAATGTTCACGGCAAGAAATATGAGCCATTCCCATTGGTGCATTTTACCCAATTTTTACCCAGTTGAAATGTCTCAAGATGGAGTGAAACAGCCCTTTGGGGTT from Festucalex cinctus isolate MCC-2025b chromosome 3, RoL_Fcin_1.0, whole genome shotgun sequence harbors:
- the ciao2a gene encoding cytosolic iron-sulfur assembly component 2A, encoding MEEKALEVYDVIRSIRDPEKPNTLEELDVVTEKCVEVQELGHDEYLIIIKFSPTVPHCSLATLIGLCLQVKLQRCLPFKHKLEIYISEGTHSTEEDINKQINDKERVAAAMENPNLRDIVEQCVIEPDD